From the Stigmatopora argus isolate UIUO_Sarg chromosome 12, RoL_Sarg_1.0, whole genome shotgun sequence genome, the window tttaaaaagtgAAGTTCCCTGTGTAATAAAGTAAAAGAACATGTGAGAGTATTGTCTAGGTGtcggcaacccaaaatgttgaaagagccatttcattttttttttcatttcattttctgaaccgctttatcctcactaaggtcgcagtggggggaggggccttgagccctatcccagctgcctttgggcacgaggcaggggacaccctaaattggtggccagccaatcgcagggcacaaggagacaaacaaccattcacgctcacactcatacctcattACCTGTCAAGAAGTCAGGCATTataatattccgagagaaaaaatattttacgtaattaaaattcaaatatgACGAACAATAAGtacatattgtaatattacaagatttgtCAAACTGTAATATTTTAAGATGAAAattgttttcttgtttatttttattgtaattcaactagaaatgtattattgtttgagtttgagtttctcatctcattttcaggaccgctttattctcactagggtcacggggggtgctggagcctatcccagctgacttcggtccagaggcgggggacgccctaaattggtgaccagccaattgcagggcacaaggagacaaacaaccagtcatgctcacactcatacctaggggcaatttagagagaccaatcagcctacaatacGGTACAGGTTTGGGAGAAACATGCTGTCATctaatcgttttttttaatttttttatttatggatGCACttgaccaggggtccccaaactttttcctgtgagggccacataacttttcccttctctgatggggggccggtgtcagtttgtaacagaaaaagtgtgacgatcgtaggggagcttaaaaaatttattgttttccagaaagccacacataagcaaataaccctttccatgttctttacagaaaaaaagtcaggaaacaaataatattaatgaaataaataataactaaataaccctctctgagttcttcacagaaaaaaacaggaaataaataacactatttatgaaataaataataactaaataactctgggttcttcatagaaaaaaaaagccatggaacattaactttctgttgtgccatgcacaatcttctccctttgctctgaagtttatgcacgacaccacaaccttcattacagaatcccatgTCAACACTTTGAAGcaagcacagtgcttgctggtgaattaggcagtggactcgtagcggggcggtgagaccccttttttccaactcccggtccatgcgtcctattagaccgcgagtttcgcccaccatgctaggagccccgtcagtcgtgatgctagctagctttgaccagtcctggtccaacttctccatggtttggcacactttgtcaaaaatatcctctcccgttgtagtccctttgagactttggagggctgccagatcctcgcaaatctcaaagtttgcgctaactccacaaataaaaatgagcagttgcgctgtgtcttgcacgtccgtgctttcatccagtgctaatgaaaaaaagtcaaattctttcgtcttctgctgcagctgggcatatatatttctcccgatttcttcaatgtgtctggtcattgtactcgccgacagacttacggcattaaatgcatctttcttctcgggacacacctcctccgcgacagcatccatacatttcttaacaaactctcagtcagtgaaaggcttaccgctgcttgctatcagttagcaacccgaaagctggcccgaacggatgcctggttcagctgagcttggcgtacaaatgtattctgctgagatagtagtccactttttagctttgagagtttgtttgCTCGTATTTgaccttgcaagctatcgtacttgtctttgtgacgggattcatagtgtcggcgaagattgtattctttgaataccgccaccgtctcttgacagatgagacaaacagccttctctttgcattgaacaaaaaaaataatcgtttgtccactccaggttaaataccctgcattctgaatcaatttttctattacctaactttttcgccattattccgttctctctttgacagggcggggcctaggattttttttctggaggccaaataggaaaaaaatcagatagcatctctggtattgttcagagggccaggccaaatgtgctgacgggccgtatccggcccgcgggccgtagtttgctgACCACTGCCCTTGACCATTTGAGTAAAACAATGCCAAACAACATTCTGCATGTGTTACAACATCGTGGCTTTGTAGTAAAAAAGTCTGGGTCTGACTGGCCTGCCAGCAGCccacctgagaaaaaaaattgagactTATGAAACATAAAGTACAACAACCGGGACCCTAATCTTGAACAGCTAAAGCTGTACATAGAGCAAGAATGGAAAATAATTTCACAGAAAAAGCTCCAGCTATTTGTGTTCTGAGTTTCCCACCTTTATGGGGTGTTGTTAAAAGAAAAGGTGCTGTATGACAGTGGTAATTATATTTATGTTCCAACTTTTTGAAACGTGTAGCCGCCATAACATTctaaattatttaatatattttatccgcctcatggtgtaggccaggggtcgggaacctttttgacagatagagccataaacaattcatattttctaatgttgtttctggagagccattctcagaattgaaaattaaaaatatatgaaaatgtgctttttttttttcatttcaccactgttaaagtaccatattttccggactatatgtcgcacctgagtataagtcgtcccagccaaaaaatgcacaattaagaaggaaaaaaacatgcatgagtcgcactggagtataagtcgcatttttgggggaaatttatttgataaaatccaacaccaaacacttgaaaggcaatttaaaattagaataaaatagagaataacaggctgaataagtgtacggtatactaacgttacatgactggtaatgtcagtaacgatgtaacatattaagagttattcagataatTCTATcataaagaacatgctaacaagtttaccaaactatcagtttcactccaaatcactaaatccaatgaaatcttcatcctCGGTGTCAGTTTTAAACAACTCCCCCAATTCGGGAGTTAGACGCGAttcgctttttttgttttcttcatttcagtAAGAGTAACCTCCGCTTTTCGCCAGTCCCTTACAAGTTTCTCTCTAACTCCAAACTTTCTTTCTGCTGCTCGATTACCGTGTTCGGCTGTATATTTCACTATTTGCAGCTTGTAATCTGCAGaatatgattttctttttggTGCCATTTTTGTTCAGCCCAtctcagttgtttttataaattaccggaaatgttgaaattataCACAGGCCTAGAGCGCCCTCTTTCGGTTTAGAGTGAAAATAACAcgtgaaatgatataataatgtgttaataatttcacacataaatcGCAACCCCGGCCaaactatgtaaaaaaaatgcgatttataatccgaaaaatacggtacaaaaagtctctgaattcttttgacaacattgttttgctgttgctaatcaatcagtatcaatgagattatgcatgcagaagaataatgaaaaaacaaaattatgctaAAGGTGCTAAAGGTAGTGTCACAAGGTCAacgtgacactcctattggtgcgttcgggactcagctctctcacctgtgatttacacattttacctcacagtttagtggagagccatatgcacccatggaaagagccacatatggctcccgagtcaTAGGTTCCTTACCCCCCTAGTGGAGGCGTTGACTCCCTTGATTTTGGTGGGGGCAGGCGTggactcgattcccgctggtggcggtatgattgtgagtgcgaatggtcatctgtctttTTGCGTGCCATACGGCCAACTGGTGACCGGTCTAGGGCAATGTtacctctaagctgcgcgtgtgcccaattgcgcactactctcgtcttctctgcacacagtaaatcatatggagcgcacaaaataaaatcccaatttttatttttatttttttatttttttttagctgtgaggccgacgcacgaaccactcatccgctgggccgcccattcatagatattaatcattacattttattattactaaatcatttatctgtagtagacatgcacctgcttatggcaggtgtgatagtggtgtgtggccatagcgagcaatgatgatgttgctcacaccggtactcagtgtgctcagggaggttgtctttctgccgagacaaacaacaaattagagggaacattggtctagagcaggggtagggaacctatggctcgggagccacatgtggctcttttgatgggtgcatatggctctgagctaaaatatggaaaccagtggtgagagaaaagaatcccgaacgtcacgtcggcactgtggcattgatttttttttcattagtcttctgcattcattctatcattgatactcattgaactcattgacattcattgattagcaacagcttaacaatgttgtcaaaataattaagagactttttgtactttaaaagttgtaaaatgacaacaacaacaaaaatcgcacatgttcatgtgttttgacttttaaattgtgattatggctcttaaggaataatatttgaaaataggaattgtttatggctctctctttcaaaaaggttcccgacccctggtctagagtatAGTTTGCCTTTCtcctgaagtcagctaggatgcTAGGTTCCTGCAATCCTTATTAAGAtgagtggtatggaagatgaatgaataaattaaatcaatcaatattTGCTAAAAACAATCAAGATTAACAGTTTGAACATCAAATATTCTTTCAATAATTAAGTAGGTTAAACATGATTTACAAATCCgtgtattctgtttttatttatgttaaacAAAACATCGCAACTTCATGGGAATTGGAGTTGTAAAGCAATGAACAGTTCAACGTATTTATTCCACTtgtttaattagtttttagacCTCTGACCATCTCAGAATCACATGACTACTGTGAACTCAGTTGGGTGGTTAAACCAGACGCTAAAGGAGCTCGGTGAATCCATAGGGATTAACCTCCGGTCAGCAGAGTTTGCACCTTGATACCAAGATTGATGGCTACTGACAACAAACACCGACAGGTAAGAACTCTATTTCTCCTTTTGAATGTTTCATTCTTTACTTACACGTTTAATTTAAACTATTGTTGATACAATGTGTGAATTTGTGGATGTACATGCACCAGCTGACAGTAAATCTGGTCAGCAAGCTGTCAAGGATGATCTCCTGATCCTTTCAGTGCATTCAACCACTTAAGACTCTGGTTGGgtcagtttttaaatgtatgtttcACTTTGGGAAATGTATGTAAAGGGTATTTTGTTGCAAGAATTTTTAGTATGGATTCATGGATAAGTATTTTATTAACAGCACTTGAAATGATTAGGAATTGCAGTGAAAAGGTAATAAGTTTTGAAGGTAATAAAGTACAAATACCATATACTGCATGATGTGTAATGCTGTATTTGATTAGTGATTGACCGTTAAGGGTTTTTCAGGACCAATACAGATTATTAGTAAAGTTAAGGAGGCCAATAGCTGATattcatttgcagtaaaagtgtaaaaaattgCAAGCCCAGAACTTTATATAACttacaatattatatatttatatgtgtgtgtgtgtgtgcgcgtgtgtgtgtgtgtgtgtgtgtgtgtgtgtgtgtgtgtgtgggagtcctgggttcaaatccaggtcggtccacctgtgtggagttccccctgggcctgcgtgggttttctcagggtacttcggtttcctcccttattccaaagacatgcatggtaggtgtgCATTGggtgctctaaattgcccctaggtatgtgtgtgagtgtgcatggttgtccgtctccttgtgccctgtgattggctggccaccaattcagggtgtcccccgcctctggcccgaagtcagctgggataggctccagcaccccccacgactctagtgaggataaagcagttcagaaaatggtaagataaaaatgtgatgtactgaaggcgcaaagtggtgaaggatcagtaggtatgtaaattctctaattcgtcccatagtcctaaaaaaaactactaaacCCTTCAAAAATGATGTCCCAAATTTGTATGAAAAaagtgagaaacacacaaacgagagaaaatgatttaataatatattaaaattaataacaagcatgcaaaaacattttctattcttgCAGGAGTACAGTGCAGTGTaaagaggaagctaacattagcacatgaagacatgcacataaacacacatttaaacaacttcaaattatgaattgaaAAGAACTTTGCATTAAATAGAAGTTCAGATGAGTACGTATCTCCATGTCGTCTCTCAGTACAGGAGTCATCGCTTTtcatgcttccttctgcttcaatagtgTGGCGATGCTAGTAGGTGGGTTACGGTCGGCCTCTATTGCCTTCAATATCAGTCAACCGCACGCCACTTCGctttttcatttcattcgcaccgATAATTTTGTAGAAAGAATTCCGTGACGACAAAGGCCGTTTAAAACAGAGTTGGTCCTGTGAGGCTCCAATAGGAAGTCAATTGAGCATCAAGCAGGACGCAGGACAATTCCAAATTATATtaacagatacaggaaatgtatcaaCATATTGGGTGATTTCGTAACTTAGATCTTGTTTTCGGATATTGGAACCGTCAATTCCATATGAGAATGTTTATTAAGCTGAAAATGTTATATtgagaggcatttgtaagtagaggtacccctGCACAAATATTTTTGAAGCGCCAATGTTTGTGTCACTCTAATGTCAAGACTTTGTTGGCTTTGAATGAGTGGGCCTTGAGGATTAAATTTCACAACAGACGAACTCAAGCGACTCAATCATTATTTTCCAGTAATTGataatttacaaaacaaaagccaATGTTCCCCGTTGAAGTGGGCTACTAGCGTAATGCCATTTCATCAAATGGTTCTCGTCTCGACAGACTGCATCAAAAAGCAAATTGGCTCTGCATTTGACTTCCTTGAGTTAAATATAGATTGTGAACACTTTTACCTCCATGTTATAACAACAATTCATACTTGTTTTTTCCTAATACTACTGTGGTctgtgtgtgcttttttaagtaGATCTTAGGCACTTCACAACATCACCTTGCAATGGCAGCCTTCACAGAAGAGCTGACCTGCTCTATTTGCAGAGATAACTTCAGCGAATCTCACCCACTACCCTGTGGCCACAGTTTTTGTCCCGACTGTATCCGTGAGGCCTGGGGTACCCAtggtgaggtcaaaggtcactttACGTGCCCCCAGTGCGTGGAAGAGCACGGCGAGGTACTATGTGACTGCTGCTCCCCAGAGGCGAACGAAGGGCTGGTTCACTCTGCTGTCAAAACCTGTTTGAGATGCGAAGTGTCACTTTGTGCGGAACACCTCCGCCACCACCTGGAAAGACCTGCATTTAGCAGCCATTTGTTGGTGAATCCGTTGGGTGACCTGACTCAGCGAAAGTGCCCAACCCACACAGAGCTACTGCGATATTACTGTGCCGATGAGAGGGTATACGTTTGCTCCGACTGCTTGCTGGAAGGAAGACACTTTCAACATAATGTCAAGGGGCTGACACAGGTTGAAAACGATCTAAAGGTTAGTCTGTGTCTGCATGCCGCTGTTATAGTTTACTTCGAAAATATTGTTGCTCAGAAATGCGTATATTTTCTTAGTTGATTCTCCAGACGCTCCTGGAAAAGTCAGAGGAGAAAGTAAATAAAGGAGAGCAAATCCTCGAAGAGTATGCCAACATCGATTCCACCATTGAAGTGAGTAATGATGACACGgcaaaaaatggattttgtgtGGAAGTTCCAATGCACCATTGacaaaaatgattgatttttgtGGACAATTGAACTCAATTTATCTATAGACCTTATAtagtgtgatttatggatggatgtgtgtgtgtgtgtgtgtgtatgttaagattctctcgctacgtttgtccaaaccgtgcaacgtagagttttttatggtggccagaaatgactgtcggatcctaatagacgattgAATTTGTGTAaactacttttatttgttaaagctgaaagcagagttgatgtatgaatcattgtttttacatgatgtgcacTAAATGCACCGTGTGGCTAATTGGTCGTAAGGTAGGActcctttccacgtcattttcaGGAAGAATTTCCCCctgcgagtttccaggtgctcccttgaaacactttttttctgtcgtgacgggagttataaaacatccacccatcaataaatcacgctttatctattctatcatccttataaagcatgattttGGATGGATGTGTCTGTGTGCACCtggaatctcatctcattttctgaaccgttttatcctcattagggccgtggggggtgctggagccaatcccagctgtttccggccagaggcggggggcaccctgaattggtggcagcctatcgcagggcaaaaggagatggacaaccatgcacactcacacccatacctaggggcaatttagagtctccaatcagcctaccatgcatgtctttggaatgtgggaggaaaccggagtaaccggaggaaacccacgcaagcccggggagaacatgcaaactccacacagatggacatgacctggatttgaacccaggaccccagagctgtgaggccgacgcgctaaccacttgcgccaccgTGCCacccacacaaatatatatatatatatatatatatatatatatatatatatatatatatatgtatatatatatatatatatatatatatatatatatatatatatatatatatatatatatatatatgtatatatatatatatatatatatatatatatatatatatataaatcattaataacagaaaaaaatcgagaagtgaattcgcgataagtgaagtcgcgataatcgagggaagactgtataacCAAGGGGTGTAACGGTACACAGATGCAAATTGATATATCGATTGGTAAACCGAAATCgatataaatgcaaaatattgatCAACATCTTTTACTTACATTATATTGCGTTTTGGTTAAAAGATTTCAAATTAAACTTTAACTTTCTGAAAAGCTGCTGAAAATtgttaaaaagatgaaaattgCTATGTATCAAATTGATTTAGGTGAAATGTTCTCATTGTCTTAAATCTGAATGTACATTACTGCAATATTGTACTCTAATATATTAAATCAACAGAAGGAATCAAACTGAATTGTTGCAGACATGGTAAAATTGGCTAATATTGTATCATTGTTCAAAGAATCAGTATTGAATTATGTCATCAAATCAGAAAATTGGTAAATAAGGCCTCTAATCTACACCTACATTACTggtgtcaaaccaattccatAAAGTGCCAAGAGGGCACtggattttgttccaaccaaggAAGAGGACACCTATTCTCTAATCTAAGACCCCCTTCAGACTGGCACCAGATTTTTAGGATATCCAGATTGAAAGCGAATGGCTCTTTTGTAGTCTGAACAACAGAGTAGAGAATTCTGTTTTTTGGCGAGACAGATCGAAACCACATGCAGGAGGTAGTCTAGACAACAACAATCAAATTCTTACCGAGGGACTTTATATTGGCAGTAGCATCAACATCGCAATCTGAAGGTAATCTGCATGTTCTTTTATTACTAGGACTGTCTGATGGAGGAAAATACCCAAGTCGAACGCTTGGGCTCAGATTTGCAGATCCAAGTGGAGAAACTAGTTGTGGATCTTATGGAAATAACAAAGAAAGACAGACAAGGGATTATTGAGCGTGTACATGAAGACTGTTCCAAAGTAAAAGAGGACATCAGTCAGACAATGAGCATCCAGCACTACTTGACCTCGCTACTAGCGGAAACTGACCCCTTCTTACTCATTTGGGTAAGATAGCCCACTTATATCAGGAATGGAATGGCTTTTTAACACGTGTGTGACCATCACTGATgatttattttcacaaaaatgacacttttaCCAAATTAAACTTTTCTCTGCAAAAATCCATGGTGCTAACGTGAACAATTCGGCtgtattgtcaaatactttctCAGAGGCTTGAAagatgaaatatttttcttgctgCTATTTGTTCGGAAATTTAGCGCCTAATAATGATCACTTTGATGATTTGAATATTTAATCTACTCTTTGCAGGCCTTTCAGTCTGATGACACAAAGTAAGTCTGTAGCACCaggattatttgttttatttatgtacCACCACAAGCTACATTACACTGTAGGCACTCCTGCCCTTTTCGCTTAGGTCTGGTTTTGAAAATACACTATATAGGAAATAAGAAATCCATTTGGGCTTATCGGGTCTATACTgagatttttttgttaactGATGTTATGGTTATGTAATcccaaggaagaaaaaaaatatatatacgtatatatgtatgtgttatGTGTGGTTGGGTTTTGGGGATGGTTTGTATGCTTTTCACCTATTATGTCCCTCATGGTttcccttcccttgtgtgaccagGTGTGTGTActtcaacccttgtctgtctatttaaaccctgtgtgtttgcgAGTCCTTATCGGATCGTCTGCTTAACCTCCTTTGTTAGCATCATGCTAAGTTGCCATGCCATGTTCCCTGTCTTTCCATGTcagggttttcacatttttatgaacttaaaaaaaaaattatatatatatataaaatcagtggcggtccgtgcattttctggtagcgccttcaacgtatcaatccaaccctcaaaaactattttatgcctataaaacctctactgcagctacagctgcgacacatagaaaacaatcaataaatcaatgcacaaaaatggggtaaaatccacttcctatcagcatttcatgattaaatacaaatactggagcttttcagacattaaaaccagggcCAGGGGggggattttcccgggaaaagaaagCGAtgaacattgcccgaaaatggggtaaaatccagccgaaaacagcatttattgattaaatacaaatacttgagctttttagacatcagaactgggcccggagcatcatttccccggtaaaaagacagcgatgaacgtcgatacgtccatatacgcccatacgtgaaacggcaaaaaaatgcaccaaaatgaggtaaaatccacttcctagcagcatttactgattgaatacaaatactggagcttttgagacattacaaccaggccaggggggttatttttcccgggaaaagacagcgatggacgtcaatggcgaaacgccaaaaattaaaccggggtaaaatggggtaaaatccacttcctagcagcattttgtgattaaatacaaacactggagcttaaatacaaacactggagcttaaatacaaacactggagcttttcaaatatcagaaccgggcccacaattgaaatattatttctttctttcttccttcttttctatcgccatcaaagctaatgatgaaagtcgagcctgtcctgtcatatttcctgcatagtccgtcttgaaaatggctttaaatcaacacaacaatatatttgcttgtgcagctaagttaacgcactgaaagtggcgcacacactattttcccagctgtaacaggcttgctagcttcggagttgaccgccctttcttattGATGTCCATttctttctggaaaagtccctctggaaaatagctttgtgagcaaatctgcaaccaaatccatttgtttttgcctctgtcggccattgtgggtggagtttgcgatctctggctgcctcactatggctttggcccgcctactagccaatcatagttggtgaaagcaatgacgtatcccagccagcgaAATGCCAATGGCTTAGAAAAagtattgtggggttgccaactcgaaatctgatcggttaaaagcaacagtattgtttaatgcagcagagcccgcagaactgattgtgaaggctttgaggcagatttctgatcctggcaacaaataatggctgaaatgtgattggttaaatgcttcaatatgaaaacacacatctggaagcagtgcaaccagggggaaaattaatgaaaggaagctaacagaccatttggaactat encodes:
- the trim110 gene encoding E3 ubiquitin-protein ligase TRIM11 isoform X2; its protein translation is MATDNKHRQILGTSQHHLAMAAFTEELTCSICRDNFSESHPLPCGHSFCPDCIREAWGTHGEVKGHFTCPQCVEEHGEVLCDCCSPEANEGLVHSAVKTCLRCEVSLCAEHLRHHLERPAFSSHLLVNPLGDLTQRKCPTHTELLRYYCADERVYVCSDCLLEGRHFQHNVKGLTQVENDLKLILQTLLEKSEEKVNKGEQILEEYANIDSTIEDCLMEENTQVERLGSDLQIQVEKLVVDLMEITKKDRQGIIERVHEDCSKVKEDISQTMSIQHYLTSLLAETDPFLLIWAFQSDDTKLLTDLSSPLFTPEPVSLDRKHILEDIEGKYREFITAILRCLSELKKELLTCPLTLDTNTSHPLLSISDDLQLVRRVKTRLPYTAHPERFDHWPQILTFQSFSTGTHYWELETEGFWDIAVCYKSIGRKGKDGNSFGNNMFSWSLTQQHDRKLAAWHDRKKTRLAYKMTGKRVAVAVDYSAGTITFSEVGASSNLTHIHTFWTMFTEPVSLGFGLYKSELNSHISIVKV
- the trim110 gene encoding E3 ubiquitin-protein ligase TRIM11 isoform X1, translated to MDSWISILLTALEMIRNCSEKILGTSQHHLAMAAFTEELTCSICRDNFSESHPLPCGHSFCPDCIREAWGTHGEVKGHFTCPQCVEEHGEVLCDCCSPEANEGLVHSAVKTCLRCEVSLCAEHLRHHLERPAFSSHLLVNPLGDLTQRKCPTHTELLRYYCADERVYVCSDCLLEGRHFQHNVKGLTQVENDLKLILQTLLEKSEEKVNKGEQILEEYANIDSTIEDCLMEENTQVERLGSDLQIQVEKLVVDLMEITKKDRQGIIERVHEDCSKVKEDISQTMSIQHYLTSLLAETDPFLLIWAFQSDDTKLLTDLSSPLFTPEPVSLDRKHILEDIEGKYREFITAILRCLSELKKELLTCPLTLDTNTSHPLLSISDDLQLVRRVKTRLPYTAHPERFDHWPQILTFQSFSTGTHYWELETEGFWDIAVCYKSIGRKGKDGNSFGNNMFSWSLTQQHDRKLAAWHDRKKTRLAYKMTGKRVAVAVDYSAGTITFSEVGASSNLTHIHTFWTMFTEPVSLGFGLYKSELNSHISIVKV
- the trim110 gene encoding E3 ubiquitin-protein ligase TRIM11 isoform X3, giving the protein MAAFTEELTCSICRDNFSESHPLPCGHSFCPDCIREAWGTHGEVKGHFTCPQCVEEHGEVLCDCCSPEANEGLVHSAVKTCLRCEVSLCAEHLRHHLERPAFSSHLLVNPLGDLTQRKCPTHTELLRYYCADERVYVCSDCLLEGRHFQHNVKGLTQVENDLKLILQTLLEKSEEKVNKGEQILEEYANIDSTIEDCLMEENTQVERLGSDLQIQVEKLVVDLMEITKKDRQGIIERVHEDCSKVKEDISQTMSIQHYLTSLLAETDPFLLIWAFQSDDTKLLTDLSSPLFTPEPVSLDRKHILEDIEGKYREFITAILRCLSELKKELLTCPLTLDTNTSHPLLSISDDLQLVRRVKTRLPYTAHPERFDHWPQILTFQSFSTGTHYWELETEGFWDIAVCYKSIGRKGKDGNSFGNNMFSWSLTQQHDRKLAAWHDRKKTRLAYKMTGKRVAVAVDYSAGTITFSEVGASSNLTHIHTFWTMFTEPVSLGFGLYKSELNSHISIVKV